From a single Osmerus eperlanus chromosome 8, fOsmEpe2.1, whole genome shotgun sequence genomic region:
- the LOC134024527 gene encoding AN1-type zinc finger protein 3-like isoform X2 codes for MGDTGSERRKPPSLPPRCPCGFWGSSKTMNLCSKCFADIQKKQPDEDCAPKPAPASGSSQSAVFSSESSSISSQSLSSQPSGSDQPPSDDPLPVFSGTQEGVSCTETAQGTLCTPTKRPYDSGSESEASPEKRARTDEEAGGSEEPCRGPKQKNRRRCFRCQTKLELVQQELGSCRCGYVFCMLHRLPEQHDCLFDHLGRGREEAVLKMVKLERKVGRSCQRIGEECS; via the exons GTCAAGTAAAACTATGAACCTCTGCTCCAAGTGCTTTGCTG ATATCCAGAAAAAGCAGCCAGATGAGGACTGTGCCCCTAAGCCCGCCCCGGCCTCTGGGAGTAGCCAATCAGCCGTCTTCAGTAGCGAGAGTAGCAGCATCAGTAGCCAGTCCCTTTCGTCTCAGCCCAGTGGCTCCGACCAACCGCCAAGCGATGATCCTCTCCCTGTGTTCTCTGGCACACAGGAGG GTGTGTCGTGCACAGAGACGGCCCAGGGCACGCTGTGCACTCCCACCAAACGTCCTTACGACTCAG GGTCTGAGAGCGAGGCGTCACCGGAGAAGCGGGCCCGGACGGacgaggaggcgggggggagcGAGGAGCCTTGCAGGGGGCCCAAGCAGAAGAACCGCCGGCGCTGCTTTCGCTGCCAAACCAAACTAGAGCTGGTGCAGCAGGAACTGGGCTCATGTCGCTGTG gctacGTGTTCTGCATGCTGCACAGGCTCCCAGAGCAGCACGACTGTCTGTTCGACCACCTTGGCCGCGGGCGCGAGGAGGCCGTCCTCAAGATGGTGAAGCTGGAGCGCAAGGTGGGCCGCTCCTGCCAGCGCATCGGGGAGGAGTGCTCCTGA
- the LOC134024528 gene encoding protein yippee-like 5: MGRIFLDHIGGTRLFSCASCDTILTNRTELISTRFTGATGRAFLFNKVVNLQYREVQDRLMLTGRHVVRDISCKNCNSKLGWIYEYATEDSQRYKEGRVILERALVRESEGFEEHAPSGISLQPSTPDNCSLVG, encoded by the exons ATGGGCCGCATCTTCCTGGATCACATCGGTGGCACGCGGCTCTTCTCCTGTGCCAGCTGTGACACCATCCTGACCAACCGCACGGAGCTCATCTCCACCCGCTTCACCGGCGCTACAGGAAGAGCCTTCCTCTTCAACAAG GTGGTGAACCTGCAGTACAGGGAGGTGCAGGACAGACTGATGCTGACAGGCAGGCACGTGGTGAGAGACATCAGCTGTAAGAACTGCAACAGCAAGCTGGGCTGGATCTACGAGTACGCCACAGAGGACAGCCAGCGCTACAAGGAGGGCCGCGTGATCTTGGAGCGGGCGCTggtgagggagagcgaggggttTGAGGAGCACGCTCCCTCAGGGATCTCCTTACAGCCCAGCACCCCAGATAACTGCTCTCTGGTGGGCTAG
- the LOC134024527 gene encoding AN1-type zinc finger protein 3-like isoform X1, with protein sequence MGDTGSERRKPPSLPPRCPCGFWGSSKTMNLCSKCFADIQKKQPDEDCAPKPAPASGSSQSAVFSSESSSISSQSLSSQPSGSDQPPSDDPLPVFSGTQEGVSCTETAQGTLCTPTKRPYDSASGSESEASPEKRARTDEEAGGSEEPCRGPKQKNRRRCFRCQTKLELVQQELGSCRCGYVFCMLHRLPEQHDCLFDHLGRGREEAVLKMVKLERKVGRSCQRIGEECS encoded by the exons GTCAAGTAAAACTATGAACCTCTGCTCCAAGTGCTTTGCTG ATATCCAGAAAAAGCAGCCAGATGAGGACTGTGCCCCTAAGCCCGCCCCGGCCTCTGGGAGTAGCCAATCAGCCGTCTTCAGTAGCGAGAGTAGCAGCATCAGTAGCCAGTCCCTTTCGTCTCAGCCCAGTGGCTCCGACCAACCGCCAAGCGATGATCCTCTCCCTGTGTTCTCTGGCACACAGGAGG GTGTGTCGTGCACAGAGACGGCCCAGGGCACGCTGTGCACTCCCACCAAACGTCCTTACGACTCAG CTTCAGGGTCTGAGAGCGAGGCGTCACCGGAGAAGCGGGCCCGGACGGacgaggaggcgggggggagcGAGGAGCCTTGCAGGGGGCCCAAGCAGAAGAACCGCCGGCGCTGCTTTCGCTGCCAAACCAAACTAGAGCTGGTGCAGCAGGAACTGGGCTCATGTCGCTGTG gctacGTGTTCTGCATGCTGCACAGGCTCCCAGAGCAGCACGACTGTCTGTTCGACCACCTTGGCCGCGGGCGCGAGGAGGCCGTCCTCAAGATGGTGAAGCTGGAGCGCAAGGTGGGCCGCTCCTGCCAGCGCATCGGGGAGGAGTGCTCCTGA